The following proteins come from a genomic window of Triticum aestivum cultivar Chinese Spring chromosome 6A, IWGSC CS RefSeq v2.1, whole genome shotgun sequence:
- the LOC123131774 gene encoding GMP synthase [glutamine-hydrolyzing], whose amino-acid sequence MGSASAASLPTSAGAGENLVLILDFGSQYTHLITRRVRQLGVLSLCVSGTAPLSSLAGLRPRAVVLSGGPHSVHAEGAPSFPEGFLDFAAGAGAHVLGVCYGMQLLVQTLGGAVEPGVRQEYGDMEVEVTAPSSALYGEDGKRQSVWMSHGDEVVRLPEGFEVVARSVQGAIAAIEHREKRFYGLQYHPEVTHSPQGMETLRHFLFDVCGIKADWKMQDVLDEEIKTIKSMVGPDEHVICALSGGVDSTVAATLVHNAIGDRLHCVFVDNGLLRYKEQERVMSTFNSDLHLPVTCIDASEKFLSELKGVKDPEMKRKIIGREFIAVFDEFAHMLEKKIGKRPEYLVQGTLYPDVIESCPPPGSGRTHSHTIKSHHNVGGLPKDMKLKLIEPLKLLFKDEVRKLGSILNVPESFLKRHPFPGPGLAVRVIGDVTAGNALEVLRQVDEIFIQSIKDAGIYDEIWQAFAVFLPVQTVGVQGDQRTHSHVVALRAITSEDGMTANWYDFERPFLVDVVKKICNNVRGVNRVVLDVTSKPPATVEWE is encoded by the exons atgggctccgcctccgccgcctccctcccgacctccgccggcgccggcgagaaCCTGGTCCTCATCCTCGACTTCGGCTCGCAGTACACCCACCTCATCACCCGCCGCGTCCGCCAGCTGGGGGTCCTCTCCCTCTGCGTCTCCGGCACGGCGCCGCTCTCCTCCCTCGCGGGCCTGCGCCCCCGCGCCGTCGTGCTCTCCGGCGGGCCCCACTCGGTGCACGCCGAGGGGGCGCCCTCCTTCCCCGAGGGCTTCCTCGACTtcgcggccggcgccggcgcgcacGTCCTCGGCGTCTGCTACGGGATGCAGCTCCTCGTCCAGACCCTCGGCGGCGCCGTCGAGCCCGGCGTAAGGCAGGAGTACGGCGACATGGAGGTGGAGGTCACCGCGCCCTCCTCCGCGCTGTACGGGGAGGACGGGAAGCGGCAGTCCGTGTGGATGAGCCATGGCGACGAGGTCGTCAGGCTGCCCGAGGGGTTCGAGGTTGTGGCGCGCAGCGTGCAGGGCGCAATCGCCGCCATCGAGCACCGGGAGAAGCGCTTCTATGGGCTCCAGTATCACCCGGAG GTGACACATTCGCCCCAAGGAATGGAAACACTGCGCCACTTTCTTTTTGATGTTTGTGGGATTAAAGCCGATTGGAAGATGCAAGATGTGCTGGATGAGGAAATTAAGACCATCAAGAGTATGGTTGGGCCTGATGAACATGTGATTTGTGCGTTATCAGGAGGAGTTGATTCAACAGTTGCAGCCACTCTTGTTCATAATGCTATAGGGGATAGGCTTCACTGTGTTTTTGTGGACAACGGGCTATTGAG ATATAAGGAGCAGGAACGAGTTATGTCAACCTTCAACAGTGACTTGCACCTTCCTGTCACATGCATTGATGCCTCAGAGAAATTTCTTAGCGAGTTAAAAGGAGTTAAGGACCCAGAGATGAAAAGAAAGATTATTGGCAGGGAATTCATTGCTGTATTTGATGAGTTTGCTCACATGTTAGAAAAGAAGATAGGGAAAAGACCTGAATATTTGGTTCAAGGAACATTATACCCTGATGTGATTGAATCATGCCCACCCCCTGGGAGTGGGAGGACACATTCCCACACCATCAAAAGCCATCACAATGTAGGTGGTCTTCCTAAAGATATGAAGTTGAAGCTCATTGAACCACTGAAGCTCCTTTTTAAGGATGAG GTTCGGAAGTTGGGAAGTATCTTAAATGTCCCAGAGTCATTCTTAAAGCGACACCCATTTCCTGGGCCTGGTCTTGCTGTACGTGTCATAGGTGATGTTACAGCAGGCAATGCTTTGGAGGTTCTTCGTCAG GTGGATGAGATATTTATTCAATCCATTAAAGATGCAGGCATCTATGATGAAATTTGGCAAGCTTTTGCTGTGTTTTTGCCTGTCCAAACAGTTGGGGTCCAGGGTGACCAGAGAACTCACTCCCATGTGGTTGCTTTAAGGGCAATTACCAGTGAGGATGGCATGACTGCAAATTG GTATGATTTTGAACGCCCGTTCCTGgttgatgtggtgaagaagatctgCAATAACGTGCGAGGCGTCAACCGTGTTGTCCTGGACGTAACATCAAAGCCGCCAGCAACGGTGGAGTGGGAATAG
- the LOC123130108 gene encoding uncharacterized protein — protein MNGGGGGILSYEKLEGYAVWVGASVAAAFFISMERCSCIHLHTMDDDDCDDPEEAKDRPLMLSRPQALPEYYYDRTGSSASFAKM, from the coding sequence ATgaacggaggcggcggcgggatctTGTCGTATGAGAAGCTGGAGGGGTATGCGGTATGGGTGGGCGCGAGCGTGGCGGCGGCCTTCTTCATCTCCATGGAGCGGTGCTCCTGCATCCACCTCCACACCATGGACGACGACGATTGCGACGACCCCGAGGAGGCCAAGGACCGGCCCCTCATGCTCTCACGCCCCCAGGCCCTCCCCGAGTACTACTACGACCGGACGGGGTCCTCCGCCTCGTTCGCCAAGATGTGA